Proteins encoded within one genomic window of Aspergillus nidulans FGSC A4 chromosome VII:
- a CDS encoding uncharacterized protein (transcript_id=CADANIAT00007944) produces MMPRTSFRVTTLFLAIFCPLTASAAVSGWRKDVTIDAPVTRSSDELRTLWKRRRGDSSGSDSDSDSGSSSGGYGYDDSTSLVKHTAKDICTFTLCGIGKKQASKAAIPQGSGTPLSWDNSSGSWISLDFLWSPVSMIPPTSPTSASNPKYFSTSPTTQTWAPSHFTFSGA; encoded by the exons ATGATGCCCAGAACCAGTTTTCGGGTGACAACGCTCTTTCTTGCAATCTTTTGCCCGTTAACCGCGTCAGCGGCTGTAAGCGGTTGGCGCAAAGATGTCACCATTGACGCGCCGGTGACACGATCAAGCGACGAGTTGAGAACCCTATGGAAACGCCGACGAGGAGACAGCAGTGGCAGTGACAGCGACTCTGATTCAGGCTCGAGCTCTGGAGGCTATGGCTACGACGACTC TACGTCACTTGTAAAGCACACAGCGAAGGATATATGCACTTTTACTCTGTGTGGAATTGGAA AGAAACAAGCCTCGAAGGCGGCTATACCCCAGGGCTCCGGCACACCACTTAGCTGGGACAacagctccggctcctggATCAGTCTCGACTTCTTGTGGTCCCCAGTCTCGATGATCCCGCCTACATCTCCTACCTCGGCGTCGAACCCCAAGTATTTCTCGACCTCCCCTACGACCCAGACCTGGGCCCCATCCCATTTTACATTCTCTGGAGCGTGA
- a CDS encoding uncharacterized protein (transcript_id=CADANIAT00007940) translates to MEDNALESAVPSAEGCRTAYEKGSASGQAFIGVLSGFPYTCFQFQQALLHQPYFPDDLDLELTYDNISVSGSSICASADLGQSLHNWFKNERTHLTVLVFPWSYIFSARWAGLMPKATLAYTDSKAYDSDKPEEDDSAMINFDLPGQYLFRQTSTFPIAKTTIRPQIQPY, encoded by the exons ATGGAGGATAATGCTTTAGAGAGCGCTGTTCCCAGCGCTGAAGGATGCCGGACAGCGTACGAAAAGGGTTCCGCATCTGGTCAAGCCTTTATAGGCGTGCTATCTGGCTTTCCCTACACCTGCTTCCAGTTCCAGCAAGCACTTCTACACCAGCCTTATTTCCCGGATGACCTGGATCTGGAGCTTACTTATGATAATATCTCTGTCTCTGGGTCATCAATCTG TGCCTCTGCAGACCTGGGCCAGAGTCTTCATAATTGGTTCAAAAACGAGAGAACCCACCTCACTGTGCTGGTATTTCCATGGAGCTATATTTTCTCTGCGCGTTGGGCTGGACTTATGCCCAAAGCCACACTCGCATATACGGATAGCAAGGCATACGACAGCGACAAACCCGAAGAAGACGATTCTGCTATG ATAAATTTCGATCTCCCTGGTCAATATCTCTTCCGGCAGACCTCGACCTTTCCTATCGCAAAAACCACTATTCGCCCTCAGATACAGCCGTATTAG
- a CDS encoding uncharacterized protein (transcript_id=CADANIAT00007939) — translation MPFTAHPNTTSSSNDWSEKDVFAMKVMRKSYGIVVALVVSRILGGAGHLGGFQRARKVAGGEDEKGQRGIWRLLGLFYSDKRLGDGSAGEEPDKTIGVLEG, via the exons ATGCCCTTCACAGCGCACCCAAATACAACTTCGTCAAGTAATGACTGGAGTGAAAAGGATGTCTTTGCCATGAAAGTGATGCGAA AGTCATATGGTATTGTCGTCGCTCTCGTCGTCTCGCGCATCCTTGGAG GAGCAGGCCATCTCGGTGGATTCCAGAGGGCTCGAAAAGTTGCAGGAGGTGAAGATGAAAAAGGACAACGAGGGATATGGCGCCTCCTTGGGCTTTTCTACAGTGATAAACGGCTAGGCGATG GTTCCGCAGGCGAAGAACCCGATAAGACAATCGGCGTGCTGGAAGG TTAG
- a CDS encoding type V ATP-binding cassette transporter atrA (transcript_id=CADANIAT00007936): MGVPDELPPGSSETDTIVSSSQPTNRSPMDLISEAESLNLRRIATNQSKAQCRPGSAAVPSHDNPPNDDLEDATLDPNSASFSLEKWLRAAVSDASQHGLSTPSGGILFRNLTVSGSGSALQLQPTVGSVLTAPLRFASLLRHRRIEPRRILHGFDGVMKTGELLLVLGRPGAGCSTFLKTVCGETNGLHIDADSVLHYNGVSQQRMMKEFKGEVVYNQEVDKHFPHLTVRQTLEFAAAARTPAHRFQNMSRDEFASYAASVVMAIFGLSHTHNTKVGNDFVRGVSGGERKRVSIAEMALAMTPFAAWDNSSRGLDSATALKFVQALRLSADLAGAAHAVAIYQASQSIYEVFDKVTVLYEGRMIFFGPTGTAKEYFERMGWVCPARQTTGDFLTSITNPLERKARAGMEDVVPKTPKDFEIYWRQSPEYKTLLGEMTEFETQHPTGNDEQASAELRARKENSQSRNSRAASPYILSIPMQIKLNTKRAYQRIWNDMSSTMSTVVGQIVIALITGSVFYDSPNTTAGFQSKGGTLFYAVLLNALTAMSEITSLYSQRPIVEKQASYAFYHPATEAIAGVVSDVPVKFLLAVAFNVIMYFLANLRREPAQFFIYFLMSFTVMFVMSAVFRTMAAVTKNAAQAMGLAGVLMLALVVYTGYVLPVPSMHPWFEWIHYLNPIYYAFEAMIANEFHGRDFDCIAFVPSYADLDGDSFSCSSLGSVAGERMVSGDSYINFNYTYTYSHVWRNFGVLLAFLIGFMAIYFLASELNSSTTSTAEALVFRRGHVPEYMRPGYTRPTDEEKAVTQSDIKPSSPSPTNTDLPLPPQRDIFTWKDISYDIEIKGEPRRLLDDVSGWVKPGTLTALMGVSGAGKTTLLDVLAHRTTMGVITGDMFVNGKGLDASFQRKTGYVQQQDLHLETATVRESLRFSALLRQPASVSIREKHDYVESVIEMLGMGDFAEAVVGTPGEGLNVEQRKLLTIGVELAAKPKLLLFLDEPTSGLDSQSSWAICTFLRKLADSGQAVLCTIHQPSAILFQEFDQLLFLAKGGKTVYFGPIGPNSRTLLDYFESNGARKCDEAENPAEYMIEVVNAEVNDRGTDWFDVWKGSKECQAVKEEIERIHEKKRGTAGAIEETDDGSTKSEFAMPFWFQLYVVTVRVFQQYWRMPEYIISKGALAIVAGLFIGFSFYDAKTSLAGLQTLVFSLFMVCALFAPLVNQIMPLFITQRSLYEVRERPSKAYSWKAFLIANILVEIPYQVLMGILTFVCYYYPVVGSSQGPDREGLVLLFCIQFYVYASTFAHMCIAAMPNAETASPIVILLFSMCLTFCGVMQPPDALPGFWIFMYRVSPFTYWVAGMATTQVHGREVVCGENELSIFDPPTNQTCGQYMERYISVAGGQVLNPSATAGCEYCSLTVADEYLAASQIYWSDRWRNFGLIWVYIGFNIFVATAVYYLFRVKKWNGRRKK, translated from the exons ATGGGTGTTCCCGATGAGCTGCCGCCAGGCTCATCAGAGACGGACACGATCGTGTCTTCGTCGCAGCCCACCAATCGTTCTCCCATGGACCTGATCAGTGAAGCTGAGAGCTTGAACCTGCGCAGAATAGCAACGAACCAATCAAAAGCCCAGTGCCGaccaggctcagcagccgTTCCCTCGCATGACAATCCACCCAACGATGACCTAGAAGACGCAACCCTTGACCCCAACTCCGCCTCATTCTCTCTCGAGAAGTGGCTACGGGCTGCGGTCTCCGACGCTTCACAGCACGGTCTATCTACCCCGTCTGGAGGAATCCTCTTCAGAAATCTGACCGTCTCGGGCTCAGGCTCGGCGCTGCAGCTCCAACCAACCGTGGGTTCCGTCTTGACTGCGCCATTGCGATTCGCGAGTTTGCTGCGACACAGGCGAATCGAGCCTAGACGCATCCTGCATGGATTTGACGGCGTGATGAAGACTGGGGAGCTGCTCCTTGTTCTCGGCAGGCCAGGGGCCGGGTGTAGTACATTCCTGAAAACGGTTTGTGGCGAGACCAATGGGCTGCATATTGACGCGGACAGCGTCCTGCATTATAATG GGGTATCACAGCAGCGTATGATGAAGGAGTTCAAGGGCGAGGTTGTCTATAACCAAGAG GTCGACAAGCACTTTCCCCATCTAACAGTCCGCCAAACGCTAGAATTTGCTGCCGCAGCACGCACGCCTGCGCACCGTTTCCAGAACATGTCCCGCGACGAGTTCGCTTCATACGCAGCCTCAGTTGTCATGGCCATATTCGGGCTCTCCCACACACACAACACAAAAGTCGGCAATGATTTCGTGCGCGGTGTGTCAGGCGGCGAGCGGAAGCGCGTCTCCATTGCTGAGATGGCGCTAGCGATGACACCATTCGCAGCATGGGATAACTCGAGCAGAGGCCTTGACTCGGCTACGGCACTGAAGTTTGTCCAAGCTCTAAGGCTGAGTGCAGACCTTGCGGGTGCTGCGCATGCCGTCGCTATCTACCAAGCCAGTCAGAGTATCTATGAGGTTTTCGACAAGGTCACTGTGCTTTACGAGGGGAGGATGATATTTTTCGGGCCCACAGGCACTGCTAAAGAATACTTCGAGCGGATGGGCTGGGTTTGCCCTGCCAGACAGACAACAGGCGATTTCTTGACCTCTATCACCAATccgctggagaggaaggcgagagCAGGAATGGAAGACGTCGTGCCCAAGACACCAAAGGATTTCGAGATATACTGGCGACAGTCCCCCGAGTACAAGACTCTGCTGGGCGAAATGACTGAGTTCGAGACCCAACACCCCACCGGCAACGACGAGCAGGCCTCAGCAGAATTGCGAGCTCGAAAGGAGAACTCGCAGAGTAGGAACTCACGCGCAGCTTCGCCATACATCCTCAGCATTCCTATGCAGATCAAGCTCAATACGAAACGTGCATATCAGCGTATCTGGAACGACATGTCTTCGACCATGAGCACAGTCGTCGGGCAGATCGTGATAGCCCTAATCACCGGCTCAGTATTCTACGACTCGCCCAACACAACGGCCGGTTTCCAGAGCAAGGGCGGGACACTCTTCTATGCTGTGCTGCTCAATGCATTGACAGCCATGTCCGAGATCACGAGCCTCTACTCGCAACGGCCCATCGTCGAGAAACAAGCGTCATACGCGTTCTACCACCCGGCCACCGAGGCGATTGCCGGCGTGGTTAGCGATGTACCCGTCAAGTTTCTGCTCGCTGTCGCCTTCAACGTAATCATGTACTTCCTCGCGAACCTGCGCCGTGAACCAGCGCAGTTCTTCATCTACTTTCTAATGTCGTTCACGGTCATGTTCGTCATGAGCGCGGTCTTCCGCACTATGGCCGCCGTTACAAAGAACGCTGCGCAAGCGATGGGTCTCGCTGGAGTCCTCATGCTCGCGCTCGTCGTGTACACGGGCTATGTTCTCCCTGTCCCCTCAATGCACCCATGGTTCGAGTGGATCCATTACCTTAATCCAATCTACTACGCGTTCGAGGCGATGATCGCGAACGAGTTTCACGGAAGGGACTTTGACTGTATTGCTTTTGTCCCGTCGTATGCAGATCtggacggggatagcttctcttgctcctcGCTCGGGTCTGTTGCCGGAGAGAGGATGGTTAGTGGAGATAGCTATATCAATTTCAACTATACCTACACCTACAGCCATGTCTGGAGAAACTTCGGCGTTCTTCTTGCTTTCCTTATTGGGTTCATGGCCATCTACTTCCTCGCGTCGGAGCTGAACTCGTCAACAACGAGCACTGCCGAAGCTCTGGTTTTCAGACGGGGCCATGTACCGGAGTACATGCGTCCAGGATACACCAGACCTACtgacgaagagaaagccgTCACACAGAGCGACATCAAACCGTCCAGCCCATCGCCGACGAACACCgatctccctcttcccccaCAACGCGACATCTTCACCTGGAAAGACATTTCCTACGACATCGAGATTAAGGGTGAGCCACGCCGTCTGCTGGACGACGTCTCAGGTTGGGTCAAACCCGGCACGCTGACCGCGCTGATGGGTGTCAGTGGCGCCGGCAAGACAACCCTGCTCGATGTTCTAGCGCACCGAACAACGATGGGCGTTATCACGGGCGACATGTTTGTCAACGGCAAGGGCCTTGATGCAAGTTTCCAGCGTAAGACTGGCTACGTccagcagcaggatctgcATCTGGAGACCGCGACTGTGCGCGAGAGTCTACGGTTTAGTGCATTGCTACGACAACCAGCGTCTGTTTCCATCAGGGAGAAACACGACTATGTCGAAAGTGTCATTGAGATGCTTGGGATGGGTGACTTTGCAGAGGCTGTTGTGGGCACGCCCGGGGAGGGACTGAATGTCGAACAGAGGAAACTGTTGACCATTGGCGTTGAGTTGGCCGCAAAGCCAAAGTTGTTACTCTTCCTTGATGAACCCACAAG CGGCCTCGACTCCCAATCCTCCTGGGCTATCTGCACCTTCCTCCGTAAGCTAGCAGACAGCGGACAAGCGGTCCTCTGCACGATCCATCAACCCAGCGCGATCCTCTTCCAAGAGTTCGATCAGCTGCTCTTTCTCGCCAAGGGCGGGAAAACAGTCTACTTTGGGCCCATAGGGCCCAACTCGCGTACTCTTCTCGACTATTTCGAGTCCAACGGGGCGCGCAAATGCGACGAGGCGGAGAATCCTGCCGAGTATATGATCGAGGTCGTGAACGCCGAGGTGAATGACCGTGGTACTGACTGGTTTGATGTGTGGAAGGGCAGCAAAGAGTGTCAGGctgtgaaggaggagatcgagCGGATCcacgagaagaagagagggacTGCAGGCGCCATTGAAGAAACTGACGATGGTAGCACTAAATCAGAATTCGCGATGCCATTCTGGTTCCAGCTGTATGTCGTCACGGTTCGCGTCTTCCAGCAGTACTGGCGCATGCCCGAGTATATCATCTCCAAAGGGGCGTTGGCGATCGTGGCAGGCCTGTTCATCGGCTTCTCGTTCTACGATGCAAAGACATCTCTCGCTGGATTGCAAACACTTGTATTCTCGCTTTTCATGGTCTGCGCACTTTTTGCGCCGCTTGTGAATCAG ATAATGCCCCTCTTTATCACCCAACGCTCCCTCTACGAAGTCCGCGAGCGACCCAGCAAAGCCTATTCCTGGAAAGCCTTCCTGATTGCCAACATCCTCGTTGAGATCCCCTACCAGGTCTTGATGGGTATTCTAACCTTCGTCTGCTACTACTACCCCGTTGTCGGTTCCAGCCAAGGACCAGACCGAGAgggcctcgtcctcctcttctgcatcCAATTTTACGTTTATGCCAGCACTTTCGCACACATGTGCATTGCAGCGATGCCGAACGCCGAAACAGCTAGTcccatcgtcatcctcctcttcagtaTGTGTCTTACCTTCTGCGGTGTTATGCAGCCGCCCGACGCACTTCCAGGCTTCTGGATTTTCATGTACCGCGTCTCGCCGTTTACCTACTGGGTAGCCGGGATGGCAACCACCCAAGTTCACGGGCGAGAAGTTGTCTGCGGCGAGAATGAGCTCTCAATCTTCGATCCCCCGACGAATCAGACTTGCGGCCAATATATGGAGAGGTACATCAGTGTCGCTGGTGGCCAGGTACTGAACCCGTCTGCGACGGCGGGTTGCGAGTATTGTTCTCTGACTGTGGCGGATGAGTATTTGGCAGCGAGCCAGATATACTGGAGCGATCGTTGGAGGAACTTTGGGTTGATCTGGGTGTATATTGGGTTTAATATCTTTGTTGCGACGGCAGTATATTACCTGTTCCGCGTGAAGAAATGGAATggacggaggaagaagtgA
- a CDS encoding uncharacterized protein (transcript_id=CADANIAT00007943) has product MAVQATATAVEDGHFSPWYGTVRSALVDSFNNSPLTSNVVSPSISIALPSVMFHGDMLRPSLCVSAVTKMLSDDDRHTHKGC; this is encoded by the exons ATGGCCGTCCAAGCAACTGCAACCGCCGTTGAAGACGGTCACT TCTCGCCCTGGTACGGCACCGTGCGATCTGCCTTGGTCGATTCATTCAACAACTCGCCCCTTACCAGCAACGTCGTCTCACCCTCGATATCAATCGCGCTTCCATCAGTCATGTTCCATGGCGACATGCTGAGACCCAGCCTTTGCGTGAGCGCGGTAACGAAAATGCTATCCGATGATGATCGTCACACCCACAAAGGGTGTTGA
- a CDS encoding uncharacterized protein (transcript_id=CADANIAT00007941), whose product MAPTLPLPPLQRLQNLASRTFDPGATADSFREEWSNPSNYAFTILLLIGGDLIHRALAQLVGGPIAPVAFSFGWVSYATSAVCSALGEYRLMPDADTGCSLINGKNGYVRGNNSWVLGRMMRDYDYWMHPAIREKTQNLIDARWKFDQAREDEKYPDSGIKVPRPSQAGLVVSVYKPSKTLQAGVPGKDLLYWSGILCTVLQLGIASIPAGINGDWGVLMITGAATVLCYGTGALTQWKVEKWACRRLDNRNKKNFVLTRGNGAQHAIAIVSDGVGLDLEDLATGFSMIDYPTITVVAQLLTIVLGIAWVALLITASGIDTGSWYLIAVGGIGMLQNIFVAGWKRTPAAYGVPLEFVEVVGEVKVMGTLMELERRYEKLGKSLLGTFFPGDLRDNEVKQWEEIKEEWKRKKERGEGAGDDRKGK is encoded by the exons ATGGCCCCCACGCTGCCACTCCCACCcctccagcgcctccagAATCTCGCATCCCGCACGTTTGACCCGGGTGCGACAGCAGACAGTTTTCGCGAGGAATGGTCGAATCCGTCAAATTATGCCTTTACCATTCTTCTGCTCATCGGCGGGGATCTAATCCATCGCGCTCTCGCGCAGCTTGTCGGCGGACCGATTGCGCCAGTTGCATTCTCATTTG GATGGGTCTCCTACGCAACCTCCGCTGTGTGCTCTGCCCTCGGCGAGTACCGCCTCATGCCCGACGCAGATACAGGGTGCAGTCTTATTAACGGGAAAAACGGCTACGTCCGCGGTAACAACAGCTGGGTCCTTGGCCGGATGATGCGCGACTACGACTACTGGATGCATCCGGCGATTCGCGAAAAGACACAGAACTTGATCGACGCCCGCTGGAAATTCGACCAAGCACGCGAAGATGAGAAGTACCCTGATTCTGGCATTAAGGTGCCACGGCCGTCGCAGGCAGGATTGGTCGTCAGTGTATATAAACCAAGCAAGACGCTTCAGGCGGGCGTCCCGGGCAAGGACCTGCTCTACTGGTCTGGCATACTGTGTACGGTGCTACAGCTGGGGATTGCTAGTATCCCCGCTGGAATCAATGGGGACTGGGGTGTGCTGATGATCACTGGCGCGGCGACGGTGTTATGCTATGGAACCGGGGCCTTGACACAGTGGAAGGTCGAGAAGTGGGCTTGCCGACGGCTGGATAATCGAAACAAGAAGAATTTTGTGCTGACGAGGGGGAATGGAGCGCAGCATGCTATCGCGATCGTGTCGGATGGCGTCGGGCTCGATCTCGAGGATTTGGCGACGGGGTTCAGCATGATAGACTACCCGACTATTACTGTTGTGGCACAGCTTCTGACGATCGTGCTGGGTATTGCCTGGGTTGCGTTGCTGATCACGGCTAGCGGAATCGATACCGGGAGCTGGTATCTTATCGCCGTCGGGGGAATTGGAATGCTGCAGAATATCTTTGTTgctgggtggaagaggaccCCGGCCGCGTATGGTGTTCCACTGGAGTTTGTGGAGGTCGTAGGGGAGGTCAAGGTTATGGGGAcgctgatggagctggagaggagATACGAAAAGCTGGGGAAGAGTCTGTTGGGTACTTTCTTTCCGGGCGATCTGAGGGATAACGAAGTCAAACAGtgggaggagatcaaggaggagtggaagaggaagaaggagaggggagagggaGCTGGAGACGACAGGAAGGGGAAGTAG
- a CDS encoding uncharacterized protein (transcript_id=CADANIAT00007937), translated as MTKSNFITAAVLAFAATVSAQCGSGTPDAIVDGSEGAYTATVEGSEVYSGSDFYTAITSALDGISSGQRLSILASGSIGTNVVSIPSGRIFEGCGTIDVQANSGRGNIRSLNTENVQIPYLTLTGSPYFGLHFYGVSGLSLGQITMNLSGGLGIRFERDEAANSDVSMDVINITGAGSHAVETWNIDGLTINQVIARDVGECGLLLQTTTNARIGTVDGDNVAAGTGYATFRMANANGRLSDGSYDTNVYVENVIARGGGRGIFCVSESGGVEIGNVDISDTENNAILIENCYGVSILGGSVNGGGDVRIAARDEFENTRDVSISLEVNGANVVENPCGENITWDITGDATLNVC; from the coding sequence ATGACCAAGTCCAACTTCATTACTGCGGCAGTCCTAGCTTTCGCTGCAACTGTCTCCGCCCAGTGCGGCTCGGGCACCCCCGACGCCATCGTTGACGGCTCCGAGGGTGCCTACACGGCCACTGTTGAGGGCAGCGAGGTCTACTCTGGGTCCGATTTCTATACCGCGATCACTAGCGCTCTCGACGGGATAAGCTCGGGCCAGCGTCTGTCCATTCTTGCATCCGGCTCTATCGGCACCAATGTCGTCTCCATTCCCAGTGGACGCATCTTCGAAGGATGCGGGACGATCGACGTGCAGGCGAACAGCGGCCGAGGAAATATCCGGTCATTGAACACGGAGAACGTGCAGATCCCATACTTGACGCTGACTGGGAGCCCGTATTTTGGGCTTCACTTCTACGGCGTCTCTGGTCTGTCTCTCGGTCAGATCACGATGAATTTGAGCGGAGGGCTGGGGATCCGGTTCGAGCGCGATGAGGCGGCGAATTCTGATGTCTCGATGGATGTGATCAACATCACTGGCGCGGGAAGCCACGCTGTCGAAACTTGGAACATTGATGGTCTCACCATCAACCAGGTCATTGCCCGGGACGTCGGGGAGTGCGGGCTTCTCCTGCAGACCACCACGAACGCGCGTATCGGGACGGTTGACGGAGACAACGTCGCTGCAGGCACCGGCTACGCGACGTTCAGGATGGCCAATGCAAATGGTCGCCTGAGCGATGGGAGCTACGACACCAATGTCTATGTTGAGAACGTGATTGCGcgcggtggaggaagaggcatCTTCTGTGTCTCTGAGAGTGGAGGTGTTGAGATTGGCAATGTGGACATCAGTGACACAGAGAACAACGCGATCCTCATTGAGAACTGCTATGGCGTTAGTATTCTGGGCGGCAGCGTCAATGGAGGAGGCGATGTGAGGATCGCGGCCAGGGATGAGTTTGAGAATACGCGCGATGTGAGCATCAGCCTCGAGGTCAATGGGGCGAACGTAGTTGAGAATCCGTGCGGCGAGAATATCACCTGGGATATTACTGGTGACGCGACCTTGAATGTCTGTTAG
- a CDS encoding uncharacterized protein (transcript_id=CADANIAT00007942): MEHLPLHAGKKHFIVAPYEAPESDWFDISRESFLSFPSARHWTEAQLHGGDETTKDAHLDPDGFHRKGSPQKVEQFFQTWLFFGLAIDVLRFGGVRASVEDFLKPATQTHAKARIVNTSRLPGMLVDWEKGIKARGRLMKDWDTLNEMFERAGSILDRFCRLPNPEEDNSLLQQERPRLWPVRDEIATTLIAMACTLRRTAYNVCSKEISGLVDGVSPWPKTARSGILMRRLETKWCVADMMTTLTQLPIDGHYYLAASAGLEPDELDHHSKCVRAHCRYEYDANMYRTRHVTDDGCREEVRYGGHLGPERGQRDWVDAMTKIIDKDAIPIALWNKGMKKLWSVEYHLTGRRRPDFVAISHVWTDGKGNPDANSLPECQLDRIQRLVEGVTWEGRYRIPESDYESDGVGFWMDTLCIPANDKARKDKAITTMRRVYSEAKAVLVLDDWLQEIRSDAPPLDLITRIFQSNWIKRLWTHQEGFLPKALWFQFKDRAVEINELREGFGAYESSLQRQGIHLGFPRGAEMRLVGQYSVLQRMFGLTSATEKWRLYFPLAAAMSERKTSRLADETICLATIVDIPFADLQEIPAKPDIDSGGKRMALFLEKLGKFSTGVIFNNYPRLDQRGYRWAPRSLLNFRTAKITSAGAEPGFDIASFNPNRRPGLLAQYHGFLVNFGLGKPFAGVERGCAIQCAGSADSGQDLDGKWFLVQLPRNNSNVEWQTWQTYAVILSEIPKQRATAPAVVASLQERQEDGIHVVIHQNIASVWMTQEPPEGVSTVRTALLRKRTKWLVG; this comes from the exons ATGGAGCATCTCCCTCTCCATGCCGGCAAGAAACACTTTATTGTAGCCCCCTATGAAGCCCCTGAATCCGACTGGTTCGATATCTCCCGAGAatccttcctttcttttccctccgcACGGCACTGGACTGAGGCTCAGCTGcacggcggcgacgagacAACCAAAGACGCACACCTCGACCCCGACGGGTTCCACAGAAAAGGTAGTCCCCAGAAGGTGGAACAGTTCTTTCAGACATGGCTCTTCTTTGGCCTCGCCATCGATGTTCTCAGATTTGGTGGTGTCAGGGCCTCGGTGGAAGATTTCCTGAAACCCGCGACGCAAACGCACGCCAAAGCACGGATCGTGAACACGAGTAGGCTCCCCGGAATGCTCGTAGATTGGGAGAAGGGGATTAAAGCGAGGGGCCGGCTCATGAAGGACTGGGATACACTGAACGAGATGTTCGAGCGCGCGGGAAGCATCCTCGACCGATTCTGCAGGTTACCCAATCCTGAAGAGGATAACTcgctgctgcagcaggagaGGCCGCGCCTTTGGCCGGTGCGGGATGAGATCGCGACGACGTTGATTGCAATGGCATGTACTCTTCGCCGCACAGCATATAACGTCTGCAGCAAGGAGATCAGCGGACTCGTCGACGGGGTCTCACCATGGCCCAAGACCGCTCGCTCGGGGATTCTGATGCGACGGCTCGAGACGAAATGGTGCGTTGCAGATATGATGACGACCCTGACACAGCTGCCTATCGATGGGCATTACTACCTTGCTGCCTCGGCCGGTCTGGAGCCAGACGAGCTGGACCACCATTCCAAGTGCGTGAGGGCCCATTGCCGGTATGAATATGACGCGAATATGTACCGGACTCGCCATGTGACGGACGATGGATGCCGCGAGGAGGTCAGGTATGGCGGACACCTCGGCCCCGAGCGCGGGCAGAGAGACTGGGTCGATGCCATGACCAAAATAATCGACAAGGACGCTATCCCAATCGCGCTTTGGAAtaaggggatgaagaagctgtgGTCGGTCGAGTATCATCTTAcagggcggcggcggccggACTTTGTGGCCATCTCGCATGT CTGGACCGACGGCAAAGGCAACCCGGACGCCAACTCCCTGCCAGAATGTCAGCTCGACCGTATCCAGCGCCTTGTCGAAGGCGTCACCTGGGAAGGCCGCTACAGAATCCCCGAGAGCGACTACGAATCAGACGGGGTAGGTTTCTGGATGGATACACTCTGCATCCCCGCCAATGACAAAGCGCGTAAAGACAAGGCGATCACTACAATGCGGCGTGTCTACTCGGAGGCCAAAGCagttctcgtcctcgacgactGGCTGCAGGAGATCCGCTCCGACGCGCCACCCCTCGACCTTATCACGCGTATATTCCAGTCGAACTGGATCAAGAGGCTTTGGACTCACCAGGAAGGGTTCTTGCCTAAGGCGCTCTGGTTCCAGTTCAAGGATCGAGCCGTTGAGATTAACGAACTCAGGGAGGGATTCGGCGCATACGAATCCTCACTCCAGAGGCAGGGAATCCACCTCGGATTTCCCCGCGGCGCAGAAATGAGACTCGTCGGCCAATATAGCGTCCTGCAGCGCATGTTCGGTCTCACTTCTGCAACCGAGAAATGGCGCCTCTACTTCCCACTGGCCGCGGCGATGTCAGAGCGCAAGACCTCGCGGCTAGCGGACGAGACCATATGTCTTGCGACGATCGTCGACATACCCTTTGCGGACCTGCAGGAGATCCCGGCCAAGCCGGACATAGATTCGGGAGGCAAGCGGATGGCGCTGttcctcgagaagctggGCAAGTTCAGTACCGGGGTGATATTCAACAACTACCCGCGCCTCGACCAGCGCGGGTACCGCTGGGCGCCGAGGTCGCTACTGAACTTTCGCACCGCGAAGATCACatctgctggcgctgagcCCGGTTTCGATATTGCGTCTTTCAACCCGAACCGTCGACCCGGCCTTCTCGCCCAATACCACGGCTTTCTCGTCAATTTTGGGCTCGGGAAGCCCTTTGCGGGCGTGGAACGCGGGTGCGCGATCCAGTGCGCCGGTTCTGCGGACTCAGGGCAAGACCTCGATGGGAAGTGGTTTCTCGTCCAGCTCCCCAGGAACAATAGTAATGTCGAGTGGCAGACCTGGCAGACCTACGCAGTCATACTATCCGAGATTCCGAAGCAGAGAGCAACAGCACCGGCGGTCGTGGCGAGTCTTCAAGAAAGACAGGAGGATGGGATCCATGTAGTCATCCATCAGAATATCGCATCCGTCTGGATGACCCAAGAGCCGCCAGAGGGAGTCAGTACTGTGCGGACGGCCCTACTGAGGAAGCGGACCAAGTGGCTGGTAGGATGA